In Sulfuritortus calidifontis, the sequence AGCCCGGCTCGAAGGCATCGGTCACCGCGCGGTTGCGCGCCCGCTCGGTGGTCATGGTCGCGCGGTTGTTCGGGTTGTAGCTGGGCAGGTTGGCCAGGGCGAGGATTTCGCCGGTCTTGGCGTCGAGCACCACCACCGCGCCGGCCCGTGCCTTGCTCTGCTGCACCGCTGCCGCCAGCTCACGGTAGGCCAGATACTGGATCTGCAGATTGATCGACAGGGCGATGTCCTGGCCCGGCCGCGGCAGCTTGAGCGACTCCAGCACCTCGACCACATTGCCGCGGCGGTCGCGTGCCACCCGCTTCAGGCCAGGCTCGCCGGCAAGCCACTTCTCGTAGACCAGCTCAGCGCCCTCGATGCCCTTGTCCTCGACCGAGGTCAGGCCCAGGACATGGGCGACCACCTCGCCGGAAGGATAGTAGCGGCGATATTCCGGCTTGCTGTATAGACCCTTGATCTGCAACGCCAAGACCGAGGCGGCGACATCCGGCGGCAGCTGCCGGCGCAGGTAGACGAAGCTCTTGCCCTTGTCCTGGAAGATCTTCTTCAGCGCAGCGGTTTCGAGTTCGAGCAGACCCGCCAGCGCAGCGATCTGTTCCGGCGTCGCCTCCGCCTCGCGTGGATTGAGCCAGACCGATTCGACCGGGGTGCTGATGGCGAGCGGCTCGCCGCGACGGTCGGTGATCATGCCGCGATAGGCCGGCACCGGCAGCAGGCGGTTGATCCGCGCCTCGCCCTTCTCTTGCAGAAAGTCGTCCTGCCAGCCTTGGAGGTACATGGCGCGTGCGCTCAGGGCGGCATAGCCGGCGAACAGGACGCCGAGCATCAGGCGCATGCGCCAGCGCTGCAGGTCGAGCCGGAGCAGCGGGTTGACCCGGCGGCTCATTGCGCACCCCCATGCATCAGATTCAGGCGGTGAATCTGCTTGGGCTCGGGCACCGCCATCTGCAAATGCTGGCGGGCGACCTGCTCGATCCGGGCGTGCATGGCCCAGGTGCTCTGCTCCAGTTGCAGCCGGCCCCACTCGATATCGAGGCCGCGCGCCTTCTCCTGCTGGGCCTGCAGCTCAATAAACGATTTGCGCGCCTGATGGCGCGCAGTGACGACGAAGAGGGCGCAGAGCACCAAGAGGACGGCGAGCAGCGCGTTCAGCCTGAGCATGCCGCCTCCGCCGTTCGCTCCGCCACCCGCAGCACCGCGCTGCGGGCGCGCGGGTTGCGCGCCACCTCGGTCTCGGAGGCGCGGATGGCGCGTCCGACCAGGCGCAGCCGGCCGGCCTTGATCGCGTGGGCGGGCATGGGGATCTCGGGCGGGAGCTCTTCGCCCTTCGCCTCCGCCCGCATGAACCGCTTGACCATCCGATCCTCCAGGGAATGAAAACTGATCACCGCCAGGCGACCGCCCGCGCGCAACACCTCGACGCCTTGCGGGAGGGCCTGCGCCAGCTCCTCCAGCTCGCGGTTAATGTGAATCCGGACAGCCTGAAAGGTTCGCGTCGCCGGATCCTGGCCACGCTCGCGCGTGCGCACCGCCGACGCCGCGATCCGTGCCAGCTGAGCAGTCCGCTCGATGGGCGCTTCTGCGCGCGCTGCAACAATCGCCCGCGCAACCGACTTAGCAAACCGCTCTTCGCCGTATTCACGGATGACATGCGCGATCTCCTCTTCAGTTGCCGTGTTCAACCACTCGGCGGCGGTCTGGCCTTGGCTGGTGTCCATGCGCATGTCGAGCGGCGCATCGAAACGGAAGCTGAAGCCCCGCTCCGGCTCGTCGATCTGCGGACTGGACACGCCGATGTCGAGCAGCACCCCGTCCACCTCGTTCAGCCCGGCCGCGGCCACGGTCGCCCGGAGCCGGCTGAAATGGGCGTGGACGATGCTGAACCGTCCATCCCGAATCCGCTCGCCTTCGGCCACCGCCCGCGGATCGCGGTCCATGGCCAGCAACCGGCCCTGCGGCCCCAGGCGGCCCAGGATGGCCCGGCTGTGACCGCCGCGGCCGAAGGTGGCGTCGACATAGACGCCCTCCGGCCGGATGTTCAATGCCGCCAACGTCTCTTCCAGCAGGACCGGGACATGGGCCAGCTGCCCATCGGTCACAAGGAGAACCCCTTCAGTTCGTCCGGCAGCTCGCCGTTCTGCAGGGCGTTGCCCAGCAGCTCCGGCAACTGGCCGGCCGCCTCGTACTGCGCCTGCCAGGCGGCCTCGCTCCAGATCTCGAACTTGTTGCCCTGGCCGACCAGCATCGCCTCCTTCTCCAGGTTGGCGTGCTTGCGCAGCATCGGCGGCAGCAGGATGCGGCCGGCGCCGTCGAGCTCGACATCGGAGGCGGAGCCGACCAGGATGCGCTGCAACTGGCGGCTGACCGGATTGAAGCTGGACAGGGAGGTCAGCTTGCGCTCGATCGGCTCCCACTCGGGAAAGGGATACAGCAGGAGGCAGCCGCTGGGATCGGCGGTGACGATCAAACGGCCGCCGCAGCGCTCGACCAGCAGCTCGCGGTATTTGGTCGGAATGGCGAGCCGACCTTTACCGTCGACCGCCAAGGCGTTGAGTCCCCTAAACATCGCCTCCTCCAGGGCCCCGGCGTTGCCACCGCGACCCACTTTCCTCCACTTTTCTCCATTGATTCCCACTTTAGTGGCCAAGCGCTTGCCCTGTCAAGGCTAAAACGGGATTTTTTTCAATGAAGACAATGACTTACGAGCGAAAGCCAACGAAAACAAATAGGGAAAATAAAGAAGGCGGTACGAATGGAACTTAAAGTGGATTGTTAAGAGTCCTCGACAAACGAGCCTTGTCGGCCCGGGCAGGGCCGCAAAAGCAGGGACGAACAAGGAAGGTGGGAGTCGGCCGATAAGCCGGGTTCTGTCTGAGGTCTTGCGACCCGAGGCAATCATTCATCTGGGACGGCGATCGCTCGCCGCCTCGTGCAGCCTACCCGCAGGCTCGGCGGGCCGCCTCAATGCCTGCCTATTTGGCTTTGCTCCGGGTGGGGTTTGCCCGCCGGGACTGTTGCCAGCCCGGCCGTGCGCTCTTACCGCACGATTTCACCCTTACCTGATCCGCCCTTGCGGACGGCCATCGGCGGTGTGTTTCTGTTGCACTGTTCCGTCGCCTCGCGACGCCCAGGCGTTACCTGGCACCCTGCCCTGCGGAGCCCGGACTTTCCTCCACGCTTGCGCGCAGCGATTGCCTGGCCGACTCCCGTGACCAGTATACGGGCCGGTCAGACCAGTTGCCAGGAAATCGGTTCCCCCGCGCGCAGCGGCACCAGCACGTCATTGCCGAAGGCCAGGCTGTCCGCTACGGTCCAGGCGAACTTGCGCAGGGTGATACGCTCGCTGTTGCGCGGCAGGCCATAAAAATCCGCGCCGTGGAAGCTGGCGAAGGCCTCCAGCTTGTCGAGCGCGCCGGCCGCCTCGAAGGCCTCGGCATAGAGCTCGATGCCGGCGTGCGCGGTGTAGATGCCGGCACAACCGCAGGCGCATTCCTTGCTGGTCTTGCCGTGCGGCGCGCTGTCGGTGCCAAGGAAGAACTTGGGATTGCCGGAGATCGCCGCCTCGATCAGCGCCCGGCGATGCGCCTCGCGCTTGAGCACCGGCAGGCAGTAGTAATGCGGCCGGATGCCGCCCTTGAACATGGCGTTGCGGTTGTACAGCAGGTGATGCGCGGTCAGCGTCGCCGCCACGTTGGCCGGCTGCGCCTTGACGAAGTCGACGCCCTCGCGCGTGGTGGTGTGCTCCAGCACCAGCTTCAATTTCGGAAAACGCTTGAGCAGCGGCACCAACACCCGATCGATGAACACCGCCTCGCGATCGAAGACGTCGACCTCGGGATCGGTCACCTCGCCGTGGACCAGCAGAGGCAGACCATGCTCAGCCATGGCCTCGATCGCCGGATAGGCGCGCTCGACCGCGCTGACGCCGAAATCGGAATTGGTCGTCGCGCCCGCCGGGTAATACTTCACGGCATGGACAAAGCCGCTCGCCCGCGCCCGGGCGATCTCCGCCGGCGCCGTGTTGTCGGTGAGATAGAGCGTCATCAGGGGCTCGAAGCCCAGCCCCACCGGCAGGGCGTCCAGGATGCGCGCGCGGTAGGCCCGTGCCTCCTCCACCGTGCGCACCGGCGGCTTGAGGTTGGGCATGACGATGGCGCGGGCGAAACGGCGCGCGGTATCGGGCAGCACGGCGCCCAGCGCCGCGCCGTCGCGCAGATGCAGGTGCCAGTCGTCAGGCCGGGTGAGCGTCAGGGTGTCCATGTTTCTGCAACTCCAAAGCCAATTCGTAAACCGTGTTCTTTTTCTCGCCAGTCAGTTTCACCGCCAGCGCGACCGCCTGCTTCAAGGGCAGTTCGGCCAGAAGTATTTCCAGCGTCGCGCGCAAGGCGCCCGCGTCCGCCGCCTGCGCTGCCGCGCCCTGCACGATCAGGACGAACTCGCCGCGACAGTGGTTGGCGTCGGCCGCGAGCCAGGCCTCGGCCTCCTCCAGGCGGCACAGGTGCACCTGTTCGAACAGCTTGGTCAGTTCACGGGCGATGGCGATCTCGCGTTCCGGCCCCAGCACGGCGGCCAGATCGGCCACGCATTCGCGCACCCGGTGCGGCGCCTCGTAGAACACCAGGGCATAGGGCAGGGCCTTCAGCGTTTCCAGGGCCTTGCGCCGGGCGGCCGCCTTGTTCGGCAGAAAGCCGTAGAACAGCCAGCGACCGTCGCCGATCCCCGCCACCGACAGGGCCGTCGCCACCGCGCTCGGACCCGGGATGGCGAACACCGGCAGGCCGGCCGCGCGCGCGCGCCGCGCCAGGTGCGCGCCGGGGTCGCTGACGCCAGGCGTGCCGGCATCCGAGACATAGGCCACGCTCCGTCCGGCGGCCAGATCGGCAATCAGACGCTCGGTCACCTCGCGCTCGTTATGCTCGTGCAGGGCGACCAGCTTCTTTTGCAGGCCATGGGCGTTGAGCAGGGTCTGGGTTACCCGGGTGTCCTCCGCGGCCACGAGGTCGACCGTCTTCAGGATATCCAGCGCCCGCAGGGTGATGTCGCGCAGATTGCCGATCGGCGTGCCGACGATATAGAGGCTGCCCGGGGCAGCTGCGGCGTCTTGCATCTTGATTCCATTGCCTTTAGCTTGAGCGGCAGTTTAACACCCAGGGGAAGCGCCATGCCGAGCGGGGCGGCGGCCGAGGATCGCGCAGCGGCATACCTTAAGCGCCAGGGATTGAAGCTGCTCGCGCGCAACTGGCGCTGCCGCGCCGGCGAGATCGATCTCGTCATGCAGGCAGGCAACGCCCTGGTCTTCGTCGAGGTGCGCAGCCGGGCCAGCGTCGCCTTCGGCGGCGCCGCCGCCAGCATCACGCCGGCCAAGCAGGGCCGGCTGATCCGCGCCGCCGAACACTACCTGCTGCAGCACCCCAGCCACCTGCCCTGCCGCTTCGACGCCGTGCTGATCGACGGAGACAACTTGCAATGGCTGCGTAACGCCTTTGAAGCCCCGGCCTGACGCTATAATCGGCACGATGAATCTGGCCGAACGCATCTATTACACCTTTCAGGAAAGCGCCCAGGCGAAGCTGAGCGCCGCCGACATCCTGGCCGAGCCGATCGCTCGCGCGAGCGAGCGCCTGGTCAACTGCTTCATGAACGAAGGCAAGCTGCTGGCCTGCGGCAACGGCGCCTCGGCCGCCGACGCCCAGCACCTGGTATCGGAACTGATCAACCGTTTCGAGCGCGAGCGCCCCGGCCTGGCCGCCCTGGCGCTCAACGCCGACAGCACCACCCTGACCTCGATCGCCGACGATTCGGACTTCTCCATGGTCTACGCCCGCCAGATCAGCGCCCTGGGCCAGCCCGGCGACATCCTGCTCGCCATCTCCGCCAACGGCGGCTCGCGCAACGTGATCGAGGCCGTGCGCGCCGCCCAGGAGCGCGAGGTCGCCATCGTCGCCCTGAGCGGCCAGGACGGCGGCGAACTGGCCGAGATGCTGACCGAACACGACATCCTGATCTGCGCGCCCGGCGACAGCATGGCCCGCATCCAGGAGATCCACCAGCTGGCCCTGCACTGCCTGTGCGACAGCGTCGACTATCTGTTATTGGGAGCCTGATATGCGCAACGCCCTGCTCATCGCCCTCATCGGCCTTGCCACCCTGCCGCTTGCCGGCTGCGCCCCCGTCGTGGTCGGCGGCGTCGGCGCCGGCGCCCTGATGGCCGACGACCGCCGCACGCCCACCACCTACCTGATGGACGAGGAGATCGAACTCACCGCGGCCGCCCGCCTGATGAACGCCAAGCTCGACGGCGTCCACGTCAACTACACCAGCTTCAACCGCCGGGTGCTGATCACCGGCGAGGCCAGTGGCGAGGCCGGCCGGGCCAAGGTGGAGGAGATCGCCAAGGGCGTGGTCAACGTGCGCGAGACCATCAACGAAGTCGCCCTCGCCTCGCCCTCCTCCCTGGTCGGCCGCAGCAACGACAGCTACATCACCGCCAAGGTGAAGACCCGGCTGTTCGACGACGGCCGGGTCAGCGGCAACCACGTCAAGGTGGTCACCGAGCGCGGCATCGTCTACCTCATGGGTCTGGTCAAACGCGCCGAGGGCGATGCCGCGGCCGAGGTCGCCGCCGGCACTGGCGGCGTGCTCAAGGTGGTCAAGGTCTTCGAGTACATCGACTAAGAGCGCGCCGTGCAATACAAGGACCTGCGGGACTTCATCGCTCAACTGGAACAGCGGGGCGAGCTCATGCGCATCGGCATCGAGGTCGACCCCAGGCTGGAGATGACCGAGATCGGCGACCGCGTGCTGCGCGCCGGCGGCCCCGCCCTGCTGTTCGAACGGCCCAGGGGCCACAGCCTGCCGGTGCTGACCAATCTGTTCGGCACCGTGCGCCGCGTGGCCCTCGGCATGGGCGAGGAGGATCCGGCCAAGCTGCGCGAGATCGGCAAGCTGCTCGCCTACCTCAAGGAGCCGGAACCGCCCCGGGGCCTGAGAGATGCCTGGGAAAAATGGCCGGTGCTCAAGCAGGTGCTGAACATGGCGCCGAAAGAGGTGCGTTCCGCCCCCTGCCAGGACGTGGTGTGGGAAGGGGCGGAGGTCGACCTTTCGCGCCTGCCGATTCAGACCTGCTGGCCCGGCGACGCCGGCCCGCTGATCACTTGGGGCCTCACCATCACGCGCGGCCCGCACAAGGCCCGGCAGAACCTCGGCATCTACCGCCAGCAGGTGATCGGCCGTAACAAGCTGATCATGCGCTGGCTCGCCCATCGCGGCGGCGCCCTCGATTTCCGCGAGCACCAGCAGGCCAGAGCGGGCCAGCCCTTTCCGGTCTGCGTCGCCCTCGGCGCCGACCCGGCCACCATTTTGGGCGCCGTCACCCCGGTGCCCGATTCCCTGTCGGAGTACCAGTTTGCCGGCCTCCTGCGCGGAGCCAAGACCGAGGTCGTCAAGGCCATCGGCTCGGACCTGCAAGTGCCGGCCGCGGCCGAGATCGTGCTCGAAGGCGTGATCCAGCCGAATGAAACCGCGCCCGAAGGCCCCTTCGGCGACCACACCGGCTATTACAACGAGGTCGAGCGCTTTCCGGTGTTCACGGTCGAGCGCATCACCCTGCGGCGCGACCCGATCTACCACAGCACCTACACCGGCAAGCCGCCGGACGAGCCGGCCATCCTCGGCGTGGCACTCAACGAGGTGTTCGTGCCGTTGCTGCAGAAGCAGTTCCCCGAGATCACCGACTTCTACCTGCCGCCCGAGGGCTGCAGCTACCGCATGGCCTGCGTCTCGATGAAGAAGCAGTACCCCGGCCACGCCAAGCGGGTGATGTTCGGCGTCTGGTCCTTCCTGCGCCAGTTCATGTACACCAAGTTCATCCTGGTCACCGACGACGACGTGAACGTGCGCGACTGGAAGGAGGTGATCTGGGCCATGACGACAAGGGTCGACCCGGCGCGCGACACCCTGATCGTGGAGAACACCCCGATCGACTACCTCGACTTCGCCAGCCCGGTCTCCGGGCTGGGCAGCAAGATGGGCATCGACGCCACCAACAAGTGGCCGGGCGAGACCAGCCGCGAATGGGGCCGGCCGATCGCGATGAAGGCCGAGGTCAAACAGCGCATCGACGCGCTCTGGCAGCAACTCGGCCTTTGACAGGGGCGGGAAACACGGGAATGGCTTAGGCTGGCAGACCCGGCGAAAAATCGTCCCCACCCCTGCCCTCCCCATAAATGGGGAGGGAGTCTTTCTTTCAGACACCGGACGGGCTGAAGAGGCGTCGCAAGGGCCCTGAACCAGTCCTGCCTTGAACCCCCTTCTCCATTCATGGGGGAGGTCGGGAGGGGCTCGATCCAGGCCCAGCCTCAGTCCCCTCCCCCATTTATGGGGGAGGCTGGGAGGGGGATATAGCCATCCGCCAATACTTGAGTATAATTGTCGGAAATTGCCTTTCTGGAGCCCAAGCCATGTCCGCCGAACTCTTTGCTGCCGCCAAAACCGGTGATACCGAAGCCCTGCGCCGCCTGATCGCCGCCGGCGCCAATCCCAACGCGACCAATGAAGACGGCCAGACGCCATTGCACGTCGCCGCCTTCGAGGGCCATCTGGCGGCGGTGCAGGTTCTGATCGATGCCGGCGCCGACGTCAACGCCCGGGATGCCATGCAGTGGACCCCGATCTTCAAGGCCGCCTACAACCACGAGCAGGACACGGGCTATGCCCCGGTGGTCAAGGCCCTGATCGACGCCGGCGCCGACGTCAACGCCCGGATCGGCTTCGGCCTCACCCCGCTGATGCTGGCTGCCGGCGGCGGCGAGGGCGCGGTGTGCGAAGTGCTGCTCAATGCCGGCGCCGACGCCTTCGCCGCGAACGAGGCCGGTCGCACCGCCCTGCAGATGGCCAAGGAGCGCCACTGGGTCGATGTGATCAACCTGTTGCACGAGGCCACCGGCTTCGTGCCCGAGACCGAGGGCGCCTGTTCCACCGGCCGCAAGGGTCCGGGCGACAAGAACGTGATCAACTTCATGAAGCGGCCGATGCACTGAGGCTCGCCGCCCCAAGCAAAAAGGCCGCAACAGCGGCCTTTTTGCTTTTCCGGGGGATCGGTTCAGCCTTTCACGCTGTCCAGCCCGCCTTTGAGCACGTAGACATCCAGCCCGCGCTGCTCGAGCAGGAAAGCAGCCGCGGCGCTGCGCTGGCCCGACTGGCAGAACACGATGTATTTCTTCTTCGGGTCGAGGCCCTCGGCCTTGCTGCGCAACTGGGCCAGCGGGAGGTTGACCGCGCCCTTGAGGGTGCCGCCCTTGAATTCGTCCTCCAGCCGCACGTCGATCAGGCCGGCCCCGGCAGCCAGCATCTGCTTGACCTGCTCGGGCGTGACCCACTTGACCATGGGCGCCTTGAGCAGCTCGTTGAAGTCCTTCTGCGCCATCCGCATGAGCACGCCCGGGGTACGCATGGTGACGGTGGCATTGCGCGGCATGCCGGAGAGCAGGGCCTCCTCGCCGAAACCGTCGCCCTTGCCCAGTCGGGCCAGTACCGTGCTCTTGCCGTCCGGGCCGATGCGGCTCACCTCGGCCTCGCCCTCGCGGATGAGATAGTAGTTGTCGCCCGGGTCGCCCTGGCGGATCACCACCTCACCCGCCTTGACCTCGACCCGTTCGAAGCGGCCGAACATGGCGTTGGTGTTGGCCGGGGGCAGCTTTTGGAAGGCCGGCAGGGTGAGCACGGTGAACATCCATTCCGGGTCGTCGCCCTCGAACTCGGTCACCTCGAAACCGGTCGCCTGATCCATGGTGACCAGCCGGTCCAGGGCATCCTCTTCCACCCGCAGCACCTTGACCGGGGTCCTGGCCACGCCGGTATAGCGCCGCGGCTTGAGCCGGGCCAGGGCATAGCGGCCGTCTTCGCTGCCGGCCTGGATCAGGATCGGCGCGCGGCCTGCATCGACCAGGCTGACCTCGCCTTCGAGCAGGTAATACAGCCACTTGTCGTCGTCGCCCTGCTTGAACAGGGTCTGGCCCGGGCTGAAGTGCAGGATCTCGATGCGCTTGCCCAGTTCCTCCATGCTCTGCTGCGAGAGCGAACTGATCGGCACGAACTGATCGAGGTAATCGAGCATCTGCTCATCCATCTCGGCACATCCCCTTAAGCGCAGGCCGACATCTTAGCCCGCCAACAATCACTTGTTCAAAACGGCTCGACCGAATACTCCACCGTCAGCCGGTGGGTCTGGCCGGCCGGCACCGTCACCCGGTTGTCCAGGGCGTTGGCGCTTTCGACGCAGACCATCTCGCGCCAGCCGCCCTGGCCCGAAATACCTGGGCCGAAGTCGCCCATCTTCTCCGCCTTTTCGGCCCAGGGCGTCCAGACCACGGTCGACTGGCTGCCCGACTTGGCGATGCGAATGCGGCGCTTGAGCCGGGCATCCTCAATGGCGCACTCGGCGCCGGTGTTGACATAGACCCGGTCGGTCTCGCCATTGAAAGCAATGGCGCCGTCCTGGCGCTTGCGCGCGAAGTTGTCCACCTTGTCCAGATACTCGCTGCCCTCCAGACCGGTGACGCGCACCTCGCCGATGTCGCCGATCTCGAAATAGGTGTGCAGGGCCTCGCCGATGACGAAGTCGTGGTCGTCCAGATTGGTGGTCATCAGCGTGATCTTCAGGCTCCGGCCAACGCTGAGCATGATCTCCAGGCGCGAGCGGTGCGGCCACTGGGCACGGGTCTGCTCGGTCTCCAAGAGCATCAGGGCGATCTCGGTCTCGCCCGTCTCCAGGGTGCAGCTGTCGGTCACTTCCCACGGCACGGTGCGGGCGAAGCCGTGGGCGGGAAAGCCGGCCTCGGTCTCGTGCGGGCCGAACCAGGGCCAGCAGACCGGCACGCCGCCGCGGATGGATTTGCCCGGCGCGAACTTGGCCGCGCTCGACACCCAGACCACCGGCCGGGCCTGGTCCTTGGGCCGCCAGCTCACCAGATGGCCGCCCTGCAGGCAGAGGCTGGCCTGGGCGAAGTCGTTGTCGATGTCGGCGAAGATCAGCCCCTGATCGTTGGCGCGAAAACGCAGTTGGCCTTCGATGGCGCGGCGGGCGTTGAGGTGTTCGAGCGGGGTCATGGTTTTCCTTGTTTACTTGCGTTCGACTTGGCTGACATCGCGCACGGCGCCGAAGGCCGCGCTGGTGGTCATCGCGGCATAGGCGCGCAGGGCGGCAGAAACGGGGCGGTTGCGGTTCACCGGCTGCCATGCCTGTTGGCCCCGACCTTCCATCGCCGCCCGACGCCGGGCCAGTTCCGCCTCGCTCACCGCCAGATGGATGCGGCGCTTGGGGATATCGATCTCGATGGTGTCGCCTTCCTCGACCAGGCCGATGGTACCGCCCTCGGCCGCCTCGGGTGAGACGTGGCCGATCGACAGGCCCGAGGTGCCGCCGGAGAAGCGGCCATCGGTGATCAGGGCGCAGGCCTTGCCCAGGTCTTTCGATTTCAGATAGCTGGTCGGGTAGAGCATCTCCTGCATGCCGGGGCCGCCGCGCGGGCCCTCGTAGCGGATGACGACCACGTCGCCCGGCTTGATCTTGTCGCCCAGGATGGCCTCGACCGCGGCGTCCTGGCTCTCGAAGATGCGGGCCGGGCCGGAAAACTTGAGGATGCTCGCATCGACGCCGGCGGTCTTCACGATGCAGCCGTCTTTCGCCAGGTTACCGTAAAGCACGGCCAGGCCGCCGTCCTGGGAGAAGGCGTGGGCCTGGTCGCGGATGCAGCCGTTGACCCGGTCCATGTCGAGTTCGGGATAACGGCGATCCTGGGAGAAGGCGACCTGGGTCGGCACGCCGCCCGGGGCGGCCTTGAAGAACTCGAACACCGAGACATCGTGGGCGCGCAGGATGTCCCAGAACGACAGGGCCTCGCCCAGGGTCTTGCTGTGCACGGTGTGGCAGCCGCGGTGGATCAGCCCGGCACGGTCGAGCTCGCCCAGGATGGCCATGACGCCGCCGGCGCGGTGCACGTCTTCCATGTGGTACTGCTGGGTGCTCGGCGCCACCTTGCACAGGTGCGGCACCTTGCGCGACATGCGGTCGATGTCGGCCATGGTGAAGTTCACCCCGGCCTCGCGCGCGGCGGCCAAGAGGTGCAACACGGTGTTGGTCGAGCCGCCCATGGCGATGTCGAGCGCCATGGCGTTCTCGAACGCCTCGAAGGTGGCGATGGAACGTGGCAGCACCGTGGCGTCGTCCTGCTCGTAGTAGCGCCGGGCCAGCTCGACGGCGACGCGGCCGGCCTTGAGGAACAGCTGCCTGCGCTCGGCATGGGTGGCCAGCAGCGAACCGTTGCCGGGCAGGGACAGGCCCAGGGCCTCGGTCAGGCAGTTCATGGAGTTGGCGGTGAACATGCCGGAGCAGGAGCCGCAGGTCGGGCAGGCCGAGCGCTCCACCGCCGCCACCTCCTCGTCGCTGCACTTGCTGTCGGCCGCCTGCACCATGGCATCGACCAGATCGAGCATGATGGTCTTGCCCTGCCAGGTGACCTTGCCCGCCTCCATCGGCCCGCCGGAGACGAACACCGTGGGAATGTTCAGCCGCAGTGCGGCCATGAGCATGCCCGGGGTGATCTTGTCGCAGTTGGAGATGCAGACCAGGGCATCGGCGCAGTGGGCGTTGACCATGTACTCGACCGAATCGGCGATCAGGTCGCGTGAAGGCAGGGAATAG encodes:
- the ubiD gene encoding 4-hydroxy-3-polyprenylbenzoate decarboxylase, which encodes MQYKDLRDFIAQLEQRGELMRIGIEVDPRLEMTEIGDRVLRAGGPALLFERPRGHSLPVLTNLFGTVRRVALGMGEEDPAKLREIGKLLAYLKEPEPPRGLRDAWEKWPVLKQVLNMAPKEVRSAPCQDVVWEGAEVDLSRLPIQTCWPGDAGPLITWGLTITRGPHKARQNLGIYRQQVIGRNKLIMRWLAHRGGALDFREHQQARAGQPFPVCVALGADPATILGAVTPVPDSLSEYQFAGLLRGAKTEVVKAIGSDLQVPAAAEIVLEGVIQPNETAPEGPFGDHTGYYNEVERFPVFTVERITLRRDPIYHSTYTGKPPDEPAILGVALNEVFVPLLQKQFPEITDFYLPPEGCSYRMACVSMKKQYPGHAKRVMFGVWSFLRQFMYTKFILVTDDDVNVRDWKEVIWAMTTRVDPARDTLIVENTPIDYLDFASPVSGLGSKMGIDATNKWPGETSREWGRPIAMKAEVKQRIDALWQQLGL
- a CDS encoding ankyrin repeat domain-containing protein, giving the protein MSAELFAAAKTGDTEALRRLIAAGANPNATNEDGQTPLHVAAFEGHLAAVQVLIDAGADVNARDAMQWTPIFKAAYNHEQDTGYAPVVKALIDAGADVNARIGFGLTPLMLAAGGGEGAVCEVLLNAGADAFAANEAGRTALQMAKERHWVDVINLLHEATGFVPETEGACSTGRKGPGDKNVINFMKRPMH
- a CDS encoding cyclic nucleotide-binding domain-containing protein, with the translated sequence MDEQMLDYLDQFVPISSLSQQSMEELGKRIEILHFSPGQTLFKQGDDDKWLYYLLEGEVSLVDAGRAPILIQAGSEDGRYALARLKPRRYTGVARTPVKVLRVEEDALDRLVTMDQATGFEVTEFEGDDPEWMFTVLTLPAFQKLPPANTNAMFGRFERVEVKAGEVVIRQGDPGDNYYLIREGEAEVSRIGPDGKSTVLARLGKGDGFGEEALLSGMPRNATVTMRTPGVLMRMAQKDFNELLKAPMVKWVTPEQVKQMLAAGAGLIDVRLEDEFKGGTLKGAVNLPLAQLRSKAEGLDPKKKYIVFCQSGQRSAAAAFLLEQRGLDVYVLKGGLDSVKG
- a CDS encoding D-hexose-6-phosphate mutarotase, giving the protein MTPLEHLNARRAIEGQLRFRANDQGLIFADIDNDFAQASLCLQGGHLVSWRPKDQARPVVWVSSAAKFAPGKSIRGGVPVCWPWFGPHETEAGFPAHGFARTVPWEVTDSCTLETGETEIALMLLETEQTRAQWPHRSRLEIMLSVGRSLKITLMTTNLDDHDFVIGEALHTYFEIGDIGEVRVTGLEGSEYLDKVDNFARKRQDGAIAFNGETDRVYVNTGAECAIEDARLKRRIRIAKSGSQSTVVWTPWAEKAEKMGDFGPGISGQGGWREMVCVESANALDNRVTVPAGQTHRLTVEYSVEPF
- the ilvD gene encoding dihydroxy-acid dehydratase, which gives rise to MPQYRSRTTTHGRNMAGARALWRATGMKDEDFSKPIIAIANSFTQFVPGHVHLKDLGQMVAREIEAAGGVAKEFNTIAVDDGIAMGHGGMLYSLPSRDLIADSVEYMVNAHCADALVCISNCDKITPGMLMAALRLNIPTVFVSGGPMEAGKVTWQGKTIMLDLVDAMVQAADSKCSDEEVAAVERSACPTCGSCSGMFTANSMNCLTEALGLSLPGNGSLLATHAERRQLFLKAGRVAVELARRYYEQDDATVLPRSIATFEAFENAMALDIAMGGSTNTVLHLLAAAREAGVNFTMADIDRMSRKVPHLCKVAPSTQQYHMEDVHRAGGVMAILGELDRAGLIHRGCHTVHSKTLGEALSFWDILRAHDVSVFEFFKAAPGGVPTQVAFSQDRRYPELDMDRVNGCIRDQAHAFSQDGGLAVLYGNLAKDGCIVKTAGVDASILKFSGPARIFESQDAAVEAILGDKIKPGDVVVIRYEGPRGGPGMQEMLYPTSYLKSKDLGKACALITDGRFSGGTSGLSIGHVSPEAAEGGTIGLVEEGDTIEIDIPKRRIHLAVSEAELARRRAAMEGRGQQAWQPVNRNRPVSAALRAYAAMTTSAAFGAVRDVSQVERK